A window of Sedimentibacter sp. MB31-C6 genomic DNA:
AAGTTAGAAATATGTTATAATTAACAATAAAAATAAATTAAAATACATCTATTAAGTATAAGAGAAACGAAATTTTTATAAATTAGATGAAGTTTAAGGAGAATATTTGTATGGCAAACCTATGGGGTGGAAGATTTGAAAAAGAGATGGATGAAATTGTTGAAGAATTCAACGCATCCATAACCTTTGATAAAAGACTGTATGATTGTGATATTCAGGGAAGTATAGCTCATATAACAATGTTAAGTGAACAGGGAATTGTATCTAAAGAAGAAAAAAACAAAATAATTGTAGCATTAAATAAGATAAAAGAAGAAATAGAAATGGGCAAAATTCAATTCAGCCTAAATGATGAAGATATACATATGGCAATAGAAAAATTGCTTATAGGTAGATTAGGCGATATAGGAAAGAAATTACATACAGCTAGAAGCAGAAATGACCAAGTTGCAGTTGATACAAGGTTGTATATAAAAAAGGAAATTACTAATATATTGGATAATTTAAAACTAATGGAAGAAGTTTTGTTATTAAAAGCTGAAAAATATTATAATCAAATAATGATTGGCTTTACACATATGCAACATGCACAACCTGTAACAATAGGTTTTCATTTAATGGCTTATTTTCAAATGTTTAGGAGAGATATAGAAAGATTTCAGCAATCTTATGAAAGAACTGACTATAATCCACTTGGCTCGTGTGCCTTAGCAGGAACGACAATTCCTATAGATAGACACAGAACAGCTGAGCTACTTGGTTTTAAAAATGTAACTGAAAATGCTATGGATTCTGTTAGTGATAGAGACTACATTTTAGATTTTATGAATGCTGCTTCGATTGCGATGATGCATATAAGTCGTTTAGCAGAAGAATTCGTATATTGGAATTCACAAGAATTTAGTTATATATCAATTGATGATAGCTTTTGTACAGGAAGTAGTATAATGCCTCAAAAGAAAAACCCGGATATGGCAGAACTTTTAAGAGGAAAAGTAGGCAGAGTGTATGGAAATTTAATACAACTACTAACTGTTATGAAAGGAACTCCTCTAGCATATAACAAGGATTTCCAAGAAGATAAAGAAGGCCTGTTTGATACGATAGACACATTGAAAAAAAGTTTATTAATATTTGCAAAAATGATTGATAAAACAGAGTTCAATGTAGAAAATATTAAAAAACAACTAAATAAAGGGTTCTTAAATGCAACAGATATAGCTGAACATTTTGTAAAAATGAATATACCATTCAGAGAAGCTCATGAATTAGTTGGTAAAATGGTTAAGTATTGTGAAATAAACAAAAAAGATTTCAATAATCTTACAGATGAAGAATTAAGAGAAATTGACACTAGACTTAGCTTAGATTATTTACCTGACTTAAGCATGGAGGGTTGTGTAAAAGGAAGAGTATCCTATGGAGGAACAGCACCAAGTGAAGTATTAAGACAAATTAAATCA
This region includes:
- the argH gene encoding argininosuccinate lyase, which encodes MANLWGGRFEKEMDEIVEEFNASITFDKRLYDCDIQGSIAHITMLSEQGIVSKEEKNKIIVALNKIKEEIEMGKIQFSLNDEDIHMAIEKLLIGRLGDIGKKLHTARSRNDQVAVDTRLYIKKEITNILDNLKLMEEVLLLKAEKYYNQIMIGFTHMQHAQPVTIGFHLMAYFQMFRRDIERFQQSYERTDYNPLGSCALAGTTIPIDRHRTAELLGFKNVTENAMDSVSDRDYILDFMNAASIAMMHISRLAEEFVYWNSQEFSYISIDDSFCTGSSIMPQKKNPDMAELLRGKVGRVYGNLIQLLTVMKGTPLAYNKDFQEDKEGLFDTIDTLKKSLLIFAKMIDKTEFNVENIKKQLNKGFLNATDIAEHFVKMNIPFREAHELVGKMVKYCEINKKDFNNLTDEELREIDTRLSLDYLPDLSMEGCVKGRVSYGGTAPSEVLRQIKSGKHWLQKM